The DNA region GGCAAGGAGGTATTCTCTTTATCTCCTCTATTTCCTCTTTTCTCTTTTTGTGAAATATATCTTTCAAATCAGTGATTTCTTTCATCTTTTTATCTATTATTTTCCTAAAATTAGTAGTCAGTAGAGAGTAGTTAGTAGGTTGGTAGCTGCAGTTTTATCCTCCTGAAGAACAACCCCCAACTAACCCTATCGGTCTAATCAAATGCCTTTTCAACCACCTCTCTACCTCTTTCATCCCCAACGCCAGACCCAATATCTCGGTAAAATAAAAGATAGGCATATTTGTTCCATCCTGGCGCATTTCAAGGTTTGTTTGACACAACGGGCAGGCAGTAACAATACATTCTGCACCCGCCTGTTTTGCCATACTAACAAGTTTCCCCACCAATTCAACTACCACTGGAGATTGCGATAAAGATAATCCTGCCCCACAACAGTCTGTTTTATATGACCAGGAAACCACATCACAGCCGCAAGCATCAAGGATTTTATCCATAGATTGTGGCTGTTCTACAGAATCAAATCCATCCTTTTGTGGTGGTCTGGTTATCAAACAGCCGTAATAAGGAGCAACCTTTAACCCGGACAAAGGTTTTTTTACCATTTTAGCAATTTGTCCTACTTCCTGATAGAGCACATCTAACAAATGCCTGACCTTAAGTTCACTGGAAAGTGGAACTCCCTCTTTTTGTTCCAACCTTTGAATGTCCCCCGCTGGCGGGGGTAAGGGGGTGGAATATCGTGCGATACCAACTATTTGTTCCAACCTTTGTCTTTTCTCACCATCCTCTCTTAATTCCTTATCCGCCTGTTTGAGATTGCTATAACAGGCTGAACAAGGGACAGCTATATCCAGACCTGCATTTTGAGCCAGCAGGATATTGCGACTACTCAGGTCTGTAGATAAGTTATGATTCAAGCTATGCGCCGCACTGGCTCCACAACAATTCCAGTCAGGAATATCTATCAATTCTATATCCAATTTATGACACACTGCTCGTGTTGACTCATCATATTCCTTGCCTGTAGAATGAAGTGAACAACCGGGATAATACGAAAATTTCATTTTATTTACACCTCTTAAACATTTGCTTCACAGCCTTTCTGCCTTTAATAATCTCTGGGAATATACTTAACTTACCCTTAATAAACATATCCCGTCCCAGTTGCATATCCTGGAACAGGTTGGCACTTCTTAGCTTGTAGAGCCCAATCAATTCTACCTCGTGTGTCCTGCCCCATCTTTTAACACTATCAAGGAATAGTTGATGGAACATAGTCACATTTGGTTGTTTGCTGGGTATTTTTTCTTTTATGGCTATTTCTCGAAGGGTATCCATCACTCTGGGAATATCAATTTGCATCGGGCATCTGGTAAGACAGGTTTGACATCCAACACATAACCAAATGACAGAAGAGCAAAGCACTCTATTTTTGTCTCCCATCTGAATCATTCGGTTAATCTGATTAGGTTTGTAGTCCATCCAGGAGGCGATGGGACAACCGGATGAGCACTTCAAACATTGAAGACATTTATTTACATTTTGATTACTTTTTTCTCTTATTTGTAACTCTAAATTCATCATCTAAATTCCTTTTTGTGAAATTATTATATCAGAATAAAGTAGTTATGTCAAGAAGAAAACAAACGAATCATATTGACCCATTACGATTTCTACCATTTTTTCCCTTGATTATATAGGAAAGTATAACATACCACGAATTTCACGAATTGGACGAATAAAAATGTGTCTAATTGTCTGGTAGTCTATGTAACACAGACACCAGACTACCTGAATGGTTACATTATTCTAATAATTAGTATTCATTCGTAAAATTCGTTTAATTCGTGGTAACTTTTCCTTGACTTTTTTCCTGATTTTTGTTATCATTCGAGTTGTTATGGATAAAGAAGTAGCAAGAAAACCAATTAAAATATTTGCTTTAGCATCATTTTTAAATGATTTAGGTTCTGATATGATTTATCCCATCTGGCCATTATTTGTCACCTCTGTCTTAGGAGCCAATATGGCTGTTCTTGGTTTCATCGACGGACTGGGTGAGGCTATCGTTTCCATATCACAAGCCGCCTCTGGTTACATCTCTGACAAAATGAGAAAAAGGAAGGTTTTTATCTGGGTAGGTTATTTGTGTGGTTCGGTATCAAGGGTTGGTTACGCTCTATCAACTACCTGGCAGTATTTAATTCCATTCAGGATTTTAGATAGAGCAGGCAAAATAAGAGCCGCTCCAAGAGATGCTATTGTGGCTGATATTTCTACAAACGAAAATAGAGGCAGAAACTTTGGATTAATCAGAGCGATGGATAATTTGGGGGCGGTATGTGGGATTATAGTTTGTATCTTATTTGTTGAATTATTAGGATATAGAAATTTATTTTTAATAGCCGCTATACCATCAACTATTAGTAGTTTGTTAATTTTTGCTTTAATAAAAGAAAAAACAGCAACTGGTAATATCTACAAGGGATTTTCTCTGAAAAACTTAGATAAAAACTTTAAATTATTTCTCCTCTTAAGCTCTTTTTTTGCTCTGGGTTCTTTTAGTTACTCTTTTTTACTGGTATATGCAAAGGAATTGGGTTTTCAGGTAACATTTATCCCGGTTCTGTATTTGGTATTTACTCTGACTGCTTCTATTTCTTCTTTACCTTTTGGGAAACTTTCTGATAAGATAGGTAGAAAACAAGTCCTGCTGTTATCTTATATTTGTTGGGGATTAGTTGCCTATAGTTTTATCTTTATTCAAATCTATTGGGTAATCATTTTGACATTCGTTTTATACGGTTTGCACAAAGGGATGTTAGAACCTGTTCAAAGAACATTAGTCAGTGAACTAACCCCGGTAGAATACAGAGCAAGCGGTTTGGGTCTATTTCAGATGGTTGTAGGTTTGTGTGCCTTGCCATCTTCTCTGATTGCAGGGATACTCTGGGACAGAATTAATATATTTATGCCATTTTATTTTTCCTTGAGCCTAACCATTTTGTCAATTATTATGCTAATGTTTGTGAGGGAGAAACGGTTATGACCTTACGGTTCGCAAAGGACAAAGTATCGTAACTGTTCACCGCAGAGACACAGAGACGCAGAGAAAAAATTAAAATTTATTGGTAATTATTCAGCCACAGATGGACACGGATGAGTAAGCGTTCAGGTCATTGCAAAATATCTAATAATAATGTAAAATGGGCAATGTAAAATGAAAAATGTAAAATGAGAGGATGGATGAAATAAAAGGTGATGATATGACTGAAAGCTTGCTTGAAGGTAATAGATCGGGCACAATTGCTTCCACAGGCTCGGTTACAAAATATACTTGATCAGGCTGAAGAATTATGCAAGATGATTGGGAAATCAATTCTTACTGCCAGAACACAGAATTGACTTTTAAATTTTTAATTGCTCATTTTACATTTTACAGTTATTTTTTTAAGTAGCTGAACGCTTACACGGATAAAACACTGAAAATTCATAATCTGTGTCCGTTTTCCGTGTCCGTAATCAGGCTGAAGGTTTTTCCTCCTGTTGTCCTCTGTCCTCTGTCCTCTGCCCTCTGCCTTCTGCCCTCTGCCCTCTGCCCTCTGCCTTCTGCCCTCTGTACTTATCCGTGCTAATCCGTGTTAATCAGTGGCTGAATAGATACTATTCCAGAGGTTCATGAATTTTCCGAATGCCTCCAAACGAATTTAATTCACTTGACAAAATGAGGAGTAAATGGTATTATTGAGTTCAACATTTTAATAGAAAATGGAGAAGAAAATGACAGGTCAATTTTTAGACGAGAAAAAAAAGATATTAACAAATGGCTCACGAAAACTTGGTTTTCTTGAAGTTAATGAGAATGAAACAAAGGCATATTTTACCTTTTTCCCGCCAGAAAATGGTAAAGTAGTTAACCCTGAAGAAATAATTTCATCTTTACACGAGGAAGGTATTTTAGATATAGATATGGATATTATTCGGCGGACAATTATAGAAAACCAATTTAATCAGAGAATACTTATTGCTACAGGAATACCACCAACTAATGGTGAAAGTGCATACTTTTTATATCAATTTGGCGCCGAAGGAGAATGTCCAACGATAGAAGTCATTCCAGGTCAAATTTTAGCCGTAAAAGTTCCATGCGGTTATGGAATTCCAGGAACAACCGTTACTGGAGAAAAGGTTCCTCCTTTAATGGGAGAAGATATTGAGATTATTCCAGGTAATAATACGGCTATTTCTCCAGATGGACTAAAAGTTTATGCGACTGGATTTGGAAATGTGATGTGGACAGGAAATAAAGTTGAGGTGGAAAGGATATTTGAAATCCCCAATGATGCAAAGGAAAATATTGATTTTCAAGGCAGTGTCTTAATCGGTGGTAATGTTCATAATGGGGTTGAAATAAAGGCAACTGGTAATGTGAATGTTAAAGGAGAGGTTCTACCACAAGCCCAAATAAAAGCAGGTAAAGATATTATTGCTAGAGCAATCAAAGGCGCTATTTTAGAGGCTAAAGGAAATGTAGTCAGTGAAGAGATTATTGATGGGCAAATCACGGCTCAAAATGTCCTCCTGAAAGATAAAGGAATTCTTTGTGGTGGAAAGATTAAGGCTAATTCTTTGATTGAAGCAAAAATAATTGGTAATGAAAATAATCTCCCAACAACACTTATAGTTGATGAAGATGGTAAGGTTTCGGCATCTTCTTTTATCTACCCGGAAACTAAAATTACTATTGGGAAAATAACCATAAAGATAAAAAAAGAAGTCAAAGAGGTCTTATATTACAAACTTAGAGATTCTGTTGTTCAATCCAGATATAAACCTGCTGAAATAAGAAAAGAACAAGGAACGCAAATATTGGAATCTCAGATATATTCATCCACAATACCTCCATCAGTAGTTATTAAAGCCACCTCTTTATCAGAGGCAAAAGAAATAGGTGCTGAACTCCTGAATTTACCTCCTTCAGAGGTAGATTGTCAGATAGGAATAGCGGACGAGGATATTTCTTTAATGCGGGTTTTTCAACTGGGTATTAAAGGACCGTGGGAAGAAGGATGGAAAAAAAGGGTAAAAGAAGAAATTTCGCGTGCCAGAATAGATAACATTGATGGAATGTTTGAATTCTTCAACACGGATAGCGGTTTATATTTATCTATACTTTCCCCTAAAGGAAGTGGAAAAGAAGTTACTTTAGAAGAAATTTTGATGTATGCAGCAACCAAAGGCTTTGTGAATGTTAATAAAGATATACTTAAAAAAGCAGTTGAAACTCCATCTTCTAAACCAATAATGGTTGGACCAAGACAAAGGCTATTAGAATTAGACGGCAAGATTGAACTAGAGATTACCCCGGATTACTCAAAGGCATATATTATAGTTACTCCACCTCAGGTAGGTGGACTTCCAGCCACTTTTGAGGAGGCAATGTGTGCCTTACGAGAAAATGGTGTAGTTGCGGGAATTAAAGAGAAGGTACTTGCAGAAGCAGTATTTGCTCAGAAAAATAGGCCT from bacterium includes:
- a CDS encoding CoB--CoM heterodisulfide reductase iron-sulfur subunit B family protein, translating into MKFSYYPGCSLHSTGKEYDESTRAVCHKLDIELIDIPDWNCCGASAAHSLNHNLSTDLSSRNILLAQNAGLDIAVPCSACYSNLKQADKELREDGEKRQRLEQIVGIARYSTPLPPPAGDIQRLEQKEGVPLSSELKVRHLLDVLYQEVGQIAKMVKKPLSGLKVAPYYGCLITRPPQKDGFDSVEQPQSMDKILDACGCDVVSWSYKTDCCGAGLSLSQSPVVVELVGKLVSMAKQAGAECIVTACPLCQTNLEMRQDGTNMPIFYFTEILGLALGMKEVERWLKRHLIRPIGLVGGCSSGG
- a CDS encoding 4Fe-4S dicluster domain-containing protein: MMNLELQIREKSNQNVNKCLQCLKCSSGCPIASWMDYKPNQINRMIQMGDKNRVLCSSVIWLCVGCQTCLTRCPMQIDIPRVMDTLREIAIKEKIPSKQPNVTMFHQLFLDSVKRWGRTHEVELIGLYKLRSANLFQDMQLGRDMFIKGKLSIFPEIIKGRKAVKQMFKRCK
- a CDS encoding MFS transporter, with the translated sequence MDKEVARKPIKIFALASFLNDLGSDMIYPIWPLFVTSVLGANMAVLGFIDGLGEAIVSISQAASGYISDKMRKRKVFIWVGYLCGSVSRVGYALSTTWQYLIPFRILDRAGKIRAAPRDAIVADISTNENRGRNFGLIRAMDNLGAVCGIIVCILFVELLGYRNLFLIAAIPSTISSLLIFALIKEKTATGNIYKGFSLKNLDKNFKLFLLLSSFFALGSFSYSFLLVYAKELGFQVTFIPVLYLVFTLTASISSLPFGKLSDKIGRKQVLLLSYICWGLVAYSFIFIQIYWVIILTFVLYGLHKGMLEPVQRTLVSELTPVEYRASGLGLFQMVVGLCALPSSLIAGILWDRINIFMPFYFSLSLTILSIIMLMFVREKRL
- a CDS encoding FapA family protein, giving the protein MTGQFLDEKKKILTNGSRKLGFLEVNENETKAYFTFFPPENGKVVNPEEIISSLHEEGILDIDMDIIRRTIIENQFNQRILIATGIPPTNGESAYFLYQFGAEGECPTIEVIPGQILAVKVPCGYGIPGTTVTGEKVPPLMGEDIEIIPGNNTAISPDGLKVYATGFGNVMWTGNKVEVERIFEIPNDAKENIDFQGSVLIGGNVHNGVEIKATGNVNVKGEVLPQAQIKAGKDIIARAIKGAILEAKGNVVSEEIIDGQITAQNVLLKDKGILCGGKIKANSLIEAKIIGNENNLPTTLIVDEDGKVSASSFIYPETKITIGKITIKIKKEVKEVLYYKLRDSVVQSRYKPAEIRKEQGTQILESQIYSSTIPPSVVIKATSLSEAKEIGAELLNLPPSEVDCQIGIADEDISLMRVFQLGIKGPWEEGWKKRVKEEISRARIDNIDGMFEFFNTDSGLYLSILSPKGSGKEVTLEEILMYAATKGFVNVNKDILKKAVETPSSKPIMVGPRQRLLELDGKIELEITPDYSKAYIIVTPPQVGGLPATFEEAMCALRENGVVAGIKEKVLAEAVFAQKNRPELVAEAILPVPGEPATLEYKFRADRSKVILEEDEYGRVDFKKLNLIENVRAGQVLVVKKAPGKGTPGRLINGLEIPALPGQDIKMPAGRNTEVSIGGTELIATTNGQVILAADNKVNVEDTIQIKGDINLQTGNIYFLGTVIIDGSVEDDFEVEATGDVQIKNTVGKCYISAGGSIAIGEGVKGKGAARLFAGGHIFAKYIENAKVEAKGTIQVTQEIMHSQADAGKSVLLEGKQRGSIIGGRVRAGDEIHAREIGAPAGTYTKIEVGGTPRVREQLDNLNRVYQRDVNRLETIKRDIAVLKDKKKQEKEKFPIEKEAKLQKLIREHNKLTVKLQRYTDQKEFLEVRIQESLGGKIYVSHTLFQGVTITIRNATLEIKDNYSSVSLGPKGEDEVGIYPYGITK